The following coding sequences lie in one Phalacrocorax aristotelis chromosome 2, bGulAri2.1, whole genome shotgun sequence genomic window:
- the LZTFL1 gene encoding leucine zipper transcription factor-like protein 1 isoform X2, translated as MATAAVQAAAEPGRAPSAGGGADMAELGLNEHHQNEVINYMRFARFKRGLCLKTVDSCFQDLKDSRLVEETFTVDEVIDMLDGLRTVVHSEVESELINTTYTNVLLLRQLFSQAEKWYLKLQTDVSELENRELLEQVAEFEKSEFTSSSKKPSADLIKPKLAPLNEGGSELLNKTVACLQEENEKLKTRLKTIETQATAALDEKSKLEKSLKDLQMIQGDQKTNANQDITELENKVAALKCQLEATLNDSTANQKFLEENLVTTKHDLLKVQDQLSTAEKELEKKFQQTAAYRNMKEILTKKNEQIKDLRKKLSKYEPED; from the exons ATGGCAACGGCTGCCGTGCAGGCAGCCGCGGAGCCTGGCCGCGCCCCCAGCGCCGGCGGAGGGGCCGATATG GCAGAGCTAGGCCTTAATGAGCACCACCAGAATGAAGTGATCAACTACATGCGCTTTGCTCGTTTCAAGCGTGGCCTGTGTCTCAAAACAGTGGATTCTTGTTTTCAGGACCTTAAGGACAGCAG ACTTGTTGAGGAGACCTTCACAGTTGATGAGGTGATAGACATGCTGGATGGACTGAGGACTGTTGTACACAGTGAAGTGGAGTCAGAGCTCATAAATACAACCTACACCAATGTTTTACTTCTGCGGCAGCTCTTTTCGCAGGCTGAGAAGTGGTACCTTAAGTTACAGACAGACGTCTCTGAATTGGAGAATCG agaaTTGTTGGAACAGGTTGCTGAGTTTGAAAAGTCAGAATTTACATCTTCGAGCAAGAAG CCCAGTGCAGATCTCATTAAACCAAAACTGGCTCCATTGAATGAAGGGGGATCAGAGCTGCTAAACAAG ACAGTTGCTTGCCtccaagaagaaaatgagaaattgaAGACCAGACTCAAGACCATAGAAACACAG GCTACAGCTGCACTAGATGAAAAGTCCAAACTAGAGAAGTCACTGAAGGATTTACAGATGATCCAAGGAGATCAAAAG ACTAATGCAAACCAGGATATCACTGAACTGGAGAATAAAGTGGCAGCTTTGAAATGCCAGTTGGAGGCGACTTTGAATGACTCTACTGCAAACCAAAAATTCTTAGAGGAGAACTTGGTGACAACAAAACATGACTTGCTCAAGGTTCAGGATCAGCTATCCACAGCTGAAAAG GAGTTAGAGAAGAAATTTCAGCAGACAGCTGCCTATCGCAACATGAAAGAGATTCTTACTAAGAAGAATGAACAGATAAAGGATCTACGTAAAAAGCTTTCCAA ATATGAGCCAGAAGactaa
- the LZTFL1 gene encoding leucine zipper transcription factor-like protein 1 isoform X1: MILYDLSEGTGHLRTYFKVLVLLKGEHLREAELGLNEHHQNEVINYMRFARFKRGLCLKTVDSCFQDLKDSRLVEETFTVDEVIDMLDGLRTVVHSEVESELINTTYTNVLLLRQLFSQAEKWYLKLQTDVSELENRELLEQVAEFEKSEFTSSSKKPSADLIKPKLAPLNEGGSELLNKTVACLQEENEKLKTRLKTIETQATAALDEKSKLEKSLKDLQMIQGDQKTNANQDITELENKVAALKCQLEATLNDSTANQKFLEENLVTTKHDLLKVQDQLSTAEKELEKKFQQTAAYRNMKEILTKKNEQIKDLRKKLSKYEPED, from the exons ATGATTTTGTATGACTTGTCTGAGGGTACTGGTCACTTGAGGACTTACTTCAAAGTACTAGTGCTTTTAAAGGGGGAGCACTTACGTGAG GCAGAGCTAGGCCTTAATGAGCACCACCAGAATGAAGTGATCAACTACATGCGCTTTGCTCGTTTCAAGCGTGGCCTGTGTCTCAAAACAGTGGATTCTTGTTTTCAGGACCTTAAGGACAGCAG ACTTGTTGAGGAGACCTTCACAGTTGATGAGGTGATAGACATGCTGGATGGACTGAGGACTGTTGTACACAGTGAAGTGGAGTCAGAGCTCATAAATACAACCTACACCAATGTTTTACTTCTGCGGCAGCTCTTTTCGCAGGCTGAGAAGTGGTACCTTAAGTTACAGACAGACGTCTCTGAATTGGAGAATCG agaaTTGTTGGAACAGGTTGCTGAGTTTGAAAAGTCAGAATTTACATCTTCGAGCAAGAAG CCCAGTGCAGATCTCATTAAACCAAAACTGGCTCCATTGAATGAAGGGGGATCAGAGCTGCTAAACAAG ACAGTTGCTTGCCtccaagaagaaaatgagaaattgaAGACCAGACTCAAGACCATAGAAACACAG GCTACAGCTGCACTAGATGAAAAGTCCAAACTAGAGAAGTCACTGAAGGATTTACAGATGATCCAAGGAGATCAAAAG ACTAATGCAAACCAGGATATCACTGAACTGGAGAATAAAGTGGCAGCTTTGAAATGCCAGTTGGAGGCGACTTTGAATGACTCTACTGCAAACCAAAAATTCTTAGAGGAGAACTTGGTGACAACAAAACATGACTTGCTCAAGGTTCAGGATCAGCTATCCACAGCTGAAAAG GAGTTAGAGAAGAAATTTCAGCAGACAGCTGCCTATCGCAACATGAAAGAGATTCTTACTAAGAAGAATGAACAGATAAAGGATCTACGTAAAAAGCTTTCCAA ATATGAGCCAGAAGactaa
- the SLC6A20 gene encoding sodium- and chloride-dependent transporter XTRP3, whose protein sequence is MEKSRPLWDNPLQFVFACISYAVGLGNVWRFPYLCQMYGGGGFLIPYFIMLIAEGMPLLYLELAVGQRMRQGSIGAWKIISPYLCGVGVASVVVSFFLSMYYNVINAWAFWYLFHSFQDPLPWATCPLNSNRTGYEEECEKTSSTQYFWYRQTLNISPSLEASGSVQWEQALCLMLAWLVVYLCILRGTESTGKVVYVTASLPYCVLIIYLIRGLTLHGAVNGLVYMFTPKLEQLSNPKAWISAATQIFFSLGLGFGSLIAFASYNEPSNNCERHAIIISLINSTTSIFASIVTFSIYGFKATFNYESCINKVILLLMNAFDLEEGSLTADNLNEVKDYLMATHPQEYVQLLPQLKNCSLEAELDTAVQGTGLAFIVYSEAIKNMEVPQLYSVLYFVMLLMLGIGSMLGNTAAILTPLTDSRVIAARFPKEVISGVVCFINCVIGLIFTMEAGNYWFDIFNDYAATLSLLLIVLVETIAVCYIYGIRRFEKDLHTMIGHKPNWYWKIMWAFASPLLIISLFIFYLTDYILTGTLQYQAWDATQGQLVTKDYPGYALVVIGLLVAASTMCIPLGALLTFVRKRLRRESVSTVA, encoded by the exons ATGGAGAAATCCCGGCCGCTATGGGACAACCCCCTGCAGTTCGTTTTCGCCTGCATTTCCtatgctgtggggctgggaaaTGTGTGGAGGTTCCCATACCTATGTCAGATGTACGGAGGAG GTGGATTTTTGATCCCATATTTTATCATGCTGATCGCTGAGGGGATGCCGCTGCTCTACCTGGAGCTGGCCGTGGGGCAGCGCATGCGACAGGGAAGCATCGGCGCCTGGAAAATAATAAGCCCCTACCTTTGCGGTGTCG GAGTTGCCAGCGTCGTCGtctccttcttcctctccatGTACTACAATGTGATAAATGCTTGGGCCTTCTGGTACCTCTTCCACTCCTTCCAG GACCCTCTGCCTTGGGCCACCTGCCCCCTGAACAGCAACCGCACCGGCTACGAGGAGGAGTGCGAGAAGACGTCATCCACCCAGTACTTCTGGTACCGGCAGACCCTGAACATCTCTCCATCGCTGGAGGCCAGCGGCAGCGTGCAGTGGGAACAGGCGCTCTGCCTGATGCTGGCCTGGCTCGTGGTCTACCTCTGCATCCTCCGCGGCACTGAGTCCACTGGCAAG gTGGTCTATGTAACAGCCTCCTTGCCGTACTGCGTTCTCATCATATATCTCATCAGAGGATTAACACTTCATGGAGCCGTGAATGGGCTCGTCTACATGTTCACGCCAAAG ctggagcagctgtcAAACCCCAAGGCATGGATCAGCGCTGCCACGCAGATCTTCTTCTCGCTGGGCCTGGGCTTTGGCAGCCTCATCGCATTCGCCAGCTACAACGAGCCCAGCAACAACTGTGAGAGGCACGCCATCATCATCTCGTTGATCAACAGCACCACATCCATATTTGCCAGCATTGTGACTTTCTCCATCTATGGCTTCAAGGCGACATTTAACTACGAAAGCTGTATAAACAA GGTGATCCTGCTGCTGATGAACGCTTTCGACCTGGAGGAAGGCTCTTTAACAGCTGACAACCTCAATGAGGTGAAAGACTACCTCATGGCCACCCACCCACAGGAATACGTGCAATTATTGCCGCAGCTTAAAAACTGCAGCTTGGAAGCTGAACTAGATACG GCCGTCCAGGGGACGGGACTGGCATTTATAGTCTATTCTGAAGCGATCAAAAACATGGAGGTGCCCCAGCTGTACTCCGTGCTCTACTTCGTCATGCTGCTGATGCTGGGCATCGGCAGCATGCTGGGAAACACCGCCGCTATCCTCACGCCGCTGACTGACAGCAGGGTCATTGCTGCCCGCTTCCCCAAGGAGGTGATCTCAG GTGTCGTGTGTTTCATTAACTGTGTGATTGGCCTAATCTTCACCATGGAGGCTGGAAATTATTGGTTTGACATATTCAACGACTATGCAGCCACCCTCTCGCTGCTGCTCATCGTGCTGGTAGAAACCATTGCTGTGTGCTATATCTACGGGATAAGAAG atttGAGAAAGATCTTCACACCATGATTGGACACAAGCCAAACTGGTATTGGAAAATTATGTGGGCTTTTGCTAGTCCTTTGCTAATTATAAGCCTATTTATATTTTACCTCACCGACTATATCCTCACAGGAACGCTGCAGTACCAAGCATGGGATGCCACACAG GGGCAGCTGGTGACAAAGGATTACCCAGGCTACGCCCTAGTGGTGATCGGGCTGCTGGTGGCGGCGTCCACCATGTGCATACCCCTGGGGGCACTGCTAACTTTTGTAAGGAAGAGACTGAGGAGGGAAAGCGTTTCCACTGTTGCATGA